In a genomic window of Methanocalculus natronophilus:
- a CDS encoding chemotaxis protein CheW encodes MVSEAQREDAGSIAGSIQVVEFILGDEKFAIDLFEVREVVEYTRISALPNSPSYIKGIIDLRGEITTIIDLKERLNIRSSDRAEEESRIIVLDENITKKKVGIMVDDVLSVSTFEMSQVDETGAADDTDEDSCILGIIKKKGQAKERDATDLIIWVDIKQLLGEMLKTLP; translated from the coding sequence ATGGTAAGTGAGGCACAACGGGAAGACGCGGGCTCAATAGCCGGATCGATCCAGGTTGTTGAGTTCATCCTCGGGGATGAGAAGTTTGCAATCGACCTCTTCGAGGTTCGGGAGGTGGTAGAGTATACCAGGATCTCTGCTCTCCCAAACTCTCCCTCCTATATCAAGGGGATCATTGACTTACGGGGCGAGATCACCACCATCATCGATCTGAAGGAACGACTGAATATCAGGAGCTCCGACCGGGCAGAGGAAGAGTCCCGGATCATCGTCCTTGATGAGAATATCACAAAGAAGAAGGTCGGGATCATGGTCGATGATGTCCTCTCTGTCTCGACATTCGAGATGAGCCAGGTGGATGAGACTGGTGCGGCAGATGATACCGATGAAGATTCATGCATTCTTGGGATCATCAAGAAGAAAGGGCAGGCAAAGGAGAGGGATGCAACCGATCTGATCATCTGGGTCGATATCAAACAGCTCCTCGGGGAGATGCTGAAGACATTACCATGA
- a CDS encoding Cache 3/Cache 2 fusion domain-containing protein, whose translation MAQGLSARFGNMKIGTKILIICLALVIIPTVLLGVMAYNSASGAIEEQIETEFTLRVTENLQQTDATYTLTMDLLMSSMNVLRYDFQARGTPEIRDGQLVLVDAAGEEYVVNDNHEMVDGLSRQFDGAAATIFQVRDNQAIRIATSVYGADGRRVVGTPLAQEVYDVVVVRGETFYGTANVVGVDYITAYEPIRGPGGNVIGVLFTGVREDATLGVLMDQFRDTVVGETGYIYILDSDGNLILHPEMEGESVAHLDFIQDILREQEGLTRYFWEGEDRIVAYTYYEPLDWYIAAGADWADFTGPINDIRNAILIIVIGAVIIGGAIAVLFGRGIARRMEDLVNLGRRVQDGDLSGEIQTDTGGDEIGQVAEAFGGVVATIQQFGSEMNMISDSASEGKLDVRGDAANFKGDYANMIHGVNDILDAVIGPLNVAAEYIDRISEGQIPDPITDDYKGDFNEIKNNFNKCINAINLLIEDANLLSGSAIEGRLDTRADASRHQGDFRKIITGVNDTLDAVIGPLNVAAEYIDRISDGQIPEKITDDYKGDFAEIKNNLNKCLAAITLLVKDSNMLADAAIEGQLDTRADAEEHEGDFRLVIEGLNNVLDAVVKPIKGMGGAMNKISKGDIPEKISREFKGEYNELKDSVNRCIDAINMLIDDANLLAGAAVEGKLATRADASKHQGDYRKVIDGLNNTLDAVVQPVNEVIRIADSFANTDFSTSFSEDVPAKGDMERLKNALNNVSAQVSESIGEVNRMMGELAAISEEANASVEEVSSGAQQIARNTGKVSENSEKANNGGQQVLRAMEDLSAAVEEVTSNAESVAALARNANDQSKEGAKLASAAEKGIGEISQSAEDVDQIIKGINEQMEQIGKIVGLISDISNQTNLLALNAAIEAARAGDAGRGFAVVAAEVKSLAQESGSSAENIANMIGELQAQAKKAVEAMGTANTAVEAGSEQMEKTISAFNDIVDSVEKISRAIEEVASAAEEQAATVEEITASVHEVTGLIEENAKEAGDAAAATEEASAGIDEVANMIQNVSSVANKTLQANQKFRLAE comes from the coding sequence ATGGCACAGGGCTTATCAGCCAGGTTTGGCAATATGAAGATCGGGACGAAGATTCTGATCATCTGTCTTGCACTTGTTATCATCCCGACGGTGCTCCTCGGGGTTATGGCATATAATTCGGCAAGCGGGGCGATTGAAGAACAGATTGAGACAGAATTTACACTTCGTGTAACAGAGAACCTGCAGCAGACGGATGCAACCTATACGCTCACCATGGATCTCTTAATGTCGAGCATGAACGTCCTCAGGTACGATTTCCAGGCAAGAGGAACACCTGAGATCCGTGACGGGCAGCTGGTGCTTGTTGATGCCGCGGGTGAGGAGTATGTTGTTAATGACAACCACGAGATGGTCGATGGCCTCTCCCGCCAGTTTGACGGAGCAGCAGCCACCATCTTCCAGGTGAGGGACAACCAGGCGATCCGGATTGCAACCTCGGTCTATGGTGCAGACGGAAGGCGCGTTGTTGGAACACCACTTGCACAGGAGGTCTATGATGTGGTGGTTGTACGCGGAGAGACATTTTATGGTACTGCCAATGTGGTTGGTGTCGACTATATCACCGCCTATGAGCCGATCCGCGGACCTGGCGGGAATGTGATCGGCGTCCTTTTCACCGGTGTCCGGGAAGACGCGACACTTGGTGTTCTAATGGATCAATTTAGAGATACCGTCGTTGGAGAGACAGGATACATCTATATCCTCGATTCTGATGGAAACTTAATTCTCCACCCGGAAATGGAAGGAGAGAGTGTTGCCCACCTGGATTTCATCCAGGATATCCTGAGAGAGCAGGAAGGGCTTACCCGGTACTTCTGGGAGGGTGAAGATAGGATCGTCGCCTACACCTACTATGAGCCTCTCGACTGGTACATCGCTGCCGGTGCGGACTGGGCAGACTTCACGGGACCGATAAATGATATCAGGAATGCGATTTTAATCATCGTCATCGGTGCGGTTATCATCGGGGGTGCAATTGCTGTTCTCTTCGGGAGAGGTATCGCACGGAGGATGGAGGATCTCGTCAATCTCGGCAGGCGTGTCCAGGACGGGGATCTCTCAGGGGAGATTCAGACAGACACAGGCGGCGATGAGATCGGCCAGGTGGCAGAGGCATTCGGCGGCGTTGTTGCGACGATCCAGCAGTTCGGCTCAGAGATGAATATGATCAGTGATTCCGCAAGCGAAGGCAAGCTGGATGTCAGGGGCGACGCCGCAAATTTCAAGGGCGATTATGCGAATATGATCCATGGGGTCAACGACATCCTTGACGCCGTCATCGGGCCACTCAATGTTGCGGCAGAATATATCGACCGAATCAGTGAGGGGCAGATACCTGATCCGATCACCGATGACTACAAAGGCGACTTCAACGAAATCAAGAATAACTTCAATAAATGTATCAATGCGATAAACCTCCTCATTGAGGACGCAAATTTGCTTTCCGGATCGGCAATTGAAGGAAGGCTGGATACACGTGCAGATGCATCAAGGCACCAGGGAGACTTCAGGAAGATCATCACCGGTGTCAATGATACGCTTGACGCCGTCATCGGGCCACTCAATGTTGCGGCAGAATATATCGACCGGATCAGTGATGGCCAGATTCCAGAGAAGATCACCGATGATTACAAGGGAGACTTCGCCGAGATCAAGAACAATCTTAACAAGTGCCTGGCTGCCATAACGCTCCTTGTCAAGGATTCAAACATGCTTGCAGATGCAGCAATTGAAGGTCAGCTTGACACCCGTGCAGATGCAGAGGAGCATGAAGGCGACTTCAGGCTGGTTATTGAGGGATTAAATAATGTTCTTGATGCCGTTGTCAAGCCCATCAAAGGAATGGGCGGAGCGATGAACAAGATCAGCAAAGGCGATATCCCCGAGAAGATCAGCCGTGAGTTCAAAGGCGAGTATAATGAACTGAAGGATAGTGTGAACCGGTGCATTGATGCAATCAACATGCTTATCGATGATGCAAACCTCCTCGCCGGGGCAGCTGTTGAAGGAAAGCTCGCCACCCGTGCAGATGCATCCAAGCACCAGGGAGACTACAGGAAAGTCATTGACGGGTTGAACAACACCCTTGACGCGGTCGTCCAGCCGGTGAACGAGGTCATCAGGATTGCAGATTCCTTTGCCAATACCGACTTCAGCACAAGCTTCTCTGAAGACGTCCCGGCAAAAGGTGACATGGAGCGGCTGAAGAACGCACTCAATAACGTCAGTGCCCAGGTGTCTGAGTCGATCGGTGAAGTCAACCGGATGATGGGCGAACTGGCAGCCATATCTGAAGAGGCAAACGCAAGCGTCGAAGAGGTCTCATCCGGCGCCCAGCAGATTGCACGCAACACCGGTAAAGTCAGCGAGAACTCCGAGAAGGCAAACAACGGCGGCCAGCAGGTGCTCAGGGCAATGGAAGACCTCTCTGCAGCAGTTGAGGAGGTCACCTCGAATGCCGAGTCGGTTGCCGCACTCGCACGGAATGCAAACGACCAGTCAAAGGAAGGAGCAAAGCTTGCCTCTGCCGCTGAGAAGGGAATCGGCGAGATCAGCCAGTCCGCAGAAGATGTCGACCAGATCATCAAGGGCATCAACGAGCAGATGGAGCAGATCGGAAAAATTGTCGGCCTGATTTCTGACATCTCCAACCAGACCAACCTGCTCGCACTCAATGCCGCAATCGAGGCAGCACGGGCAGGAGATGCTGGACGCGGATTTGCAGTTGTTGCAGCTGAAGTCAAATCACTTGCACAGGAGTCGGGATCATCGGCTGAGAATATCGCCAACATGATCGGAGAACTCCAGGCACAGGCGAAGAAAGCAGTCGAGGCGATGGGAACCGCAAATACTGCTGTTGAAGCCGGATCTGAACAGATGGAGAAGACGATTTCAGCATTCAACGATATCGTCGACTCGGTCGAGAAGATCTCACGTGCCATTGAGGAAGTCGCCAGTGCAGCAGAAGAGCAGGCGGCAACCGTTGAGGAGATCACAGCAAGCGTTCATGAAGTCACCGGACTGATCGAGGAGAATGCTAAAGAAGCAGGTGATGCAGCAGCTGCAACCGAAGAGGCTTCCGCAGGCATTGACGAGGTCGCCAATATGATCCAGAACGTCAGTTCAGTTGCGAACAAGACACTCCAGGCGAACCAGAAGTTCAGGCTGGCAGAGTAG
- a CDS encoding chemotaxis protein CheW, whose translation MVSEAQREDAGSIAGSIQVVEFILGDEKFAIDLFEVREVVEYTRISALPNSPSYIKGIIDLRGEITTIIDLKTRLNIRSADRAEEESRIIVLDENITKKKVGIMVDDVLSVSTFEMNQVDKTGSADTDEDSSILGIIKKKIRVKDKDTTDLIIWIDIKSLLGEMLRE comes from the coding sequence ATGGTAAGTGAGGCACAACGGGAAGACGCGGGCTCAATAGCCGGATCGATCCAGGTTGTTGAGTTCATCCTCGGGGATGAGAAGTTTGCAATCGACCTCTTCGAGGTTCGGGAGGTGGTGGAGTATACCAGGATCTCTGCTCTCCCAAACTCTCCCTCCTATATCAAGGGAATCATTGACTTGCGGGGCGAGATCACAACCATCATCGATCTCAAAACCCGCCTGAATATCAGGAGCGCCGACCGGGCAGAGGAAGAGTCCCGGATCATCGTCCTTGATGAGAATATCACAAAGAAGAAGGTCGGGATCATGGTCGATGATGTCCTCTCGGTCTCGACATTCGAGATGAACCAGGTTGATAAAACAGGATCAGCAGACACTGATGAGGATTCATCAATACTTGGGATCATCAAGAAGAAGATACGGGTAAAAGACAAGGATACAACAGATCTGATCATCTGGATCGATATCAAAAGCCTCCTTGGAGAGATGCTTCGGGAGTAA
- a CDS encoding response regulator transcription factor, producing the protein MTTVLIIDDSSFQRTLIKKTLLSEGYSCIEAGNGRLGLEMAETDQPDIILLDLLMPDMDGFSFLKSVQEQKLDVPVIVLTSDIQDTTRSLCLELGARSFLNKPLRREEIIPAIQAILESPGETGR; encoded by the coding sequence ATGACAACCGTTCTGATCATTGATGATTCATCCTTTCAGCGTACGTTAATCAAAAAGACACTTCTCTCCGAAGGATACAGTTGTATTGAGGCAGGCAATGGCAGGCTTGGACTTGAGATGGCAGAAACGGATCAGCCGGATATCATCCTCCTTGATCTTCTGATGCCCGATATGGATGGGTTCTCGTTTCTGAAGAGTGTGCAGGAACAAAAGCTCGATGTTCCGGTCATTGTACTGACTTCCGATATCCAGGACACCACCCGGTCGCTCTGCCTCGAGCTCGGTGCGCGATCGTTTCTGAATAAACCACTCAGGCGCGAGGAGATCATACCTGCCATCCAGGCAATCCTCGAGTCCCCTGGCGAGACTGGACGGTGA
- a CDS encoding response regulator has protein sequence MRSVKRDFSLECESPKEIKERAVVNGHDLSILFIDDEPGILEIGKILLEQSGGLSVSLAENAYTGLNLLSNRDVDVIVSDYEMPGMDGIALLRHIRSEGWDTPFIIFTGHDRHQLFTEAMRSGADAFILKGGNPKTQFAILAKTIRDSASSRISGKEKGQKRPD, from the coding sequence ATGAGATCAGTGAAGAGAGACTTCTCGCTTGAATGCGAGAGTCCAAAAGAGATTAAAGAGAGAGCTGTTGTGAATGGCCATGACCTTTCCATCCTCTTCATCGACGACGAACCAGGAATACTGGAGATCGGAAAGATCCTGCTTGAGCAAAGCGGCGGGTTGTCGGTATCTCTCGCAGAGAACGCATATACCGGTTTGAATCTTCTCTCAAACCGGGATGTCGATGTGATTGTATCAGATTATGAGATGCCGGGGATGGATGGGATTGCCCTTCTCAGGCATATCAGGTCAGAAGGGTGGGACACACCCTTCATCATCTTTACCGGCCATGACAGGCACCAGTTATTCACAGAGGCTATGAGGAGCGGGGCTGACGCCTTTATCCTGAAAGGAGGAAATCCAAAGACGCAGTTTGCGATTCTTGCAAAAACAATCCGGGATTCGGCATCAAGCCGTATATCAGGGAAAGAGAAGGGACAAAAGAGACCAGATTGA
- a CDS encoding sensor histidine kinase, which yields MNRPVKDLLPLLTVGITTVLSLVISYLALSSGIYYIFQNLFYIPIILACILYRRRGLVFSVLLAGSYLFMLITYAGAAYLSDGLIRVLIFIVVAIIVSLLAEKSRDIEEYLMKMNDELFSANKRLEEMNTRLVNTEKEMMEQYNELLETQKALNDEITRKTDFLMVASHELRTPLQPALGYLSLLTAKPESFNLSPDVLEMLIHCQRNINKERMIIDRVLELSVLDSGKITPRFEPIYLHTFLEEIIRASGGRTDAEIRNHIPADVTISGDESLLYQVFTNLITNAIRFNNPPREVTLKYSRDEQGHAISVTDNGIGIDSTSQERIFEPFHLVDIDNLSRQYNRLGLGLPIAHRYTDLHGGEITIRSRPGEGSTFTVRLPEEPHISR from the coding sequence ATGAACAGACCAGTCAAAGACCTTCTCCCACTCCTCACCGTGGGCATAACAACGGTTTTGTCCCTTGTAATCAGTTATCTCGCCCTCTCCTCAGGCATCTATTACATCTTCCAGAACCTCTTTTATATCCCAATCATCCTGGCATGCATCCTGTACCGCAGGAGGGGTCTCGTCTTCTCGGTTCTCCTTGCCGGATCCTATCTCTTCATGCTCATCACATATGCCGGGGCTGCCTATCTTTCAGATGGATTGATCCGGGTTCTCATCTTTATTGTCGTTGCCATCATCGTCTCGCTCCTCGCAGAAAAGTCCCGTGATATTGAAGAGTACCTGATGAAGATGAATGATGAGCTCTTCTCTGCAAACAAAAGACTTGAAGAGATGAACACCCGCCTTGTCAATACCGAGAAGGAGATGATGGAGCAGTACAATGAGCTGCTTGAAACCCAGAAAGCACTCAATGATGAGATCACCCGGAAGACAGATTTCCTGATGGTTGCATCGCATGAACTCAGGACTCCGCTCCAGCCTGCTCTCGGATACCTCAGCCTTCTCACTGCAAAGCCAGAGAGCTTTAATCTCTCTCCGGATGTTCTGGAGATGCTCATCCACTGCCAGAGAAATATCAATAAGGAACGAATGATCATCGATCGCGTCCTTGAACTCTCGGTTCTCGATTCAGGGAAGATCACTCCCAGGTTCGAACCAATATACCTGCATACCTTTCTCGAGGAGATCATCCGGGCATCCGGCGGGCGAACAGATGCTGAGATACGCAATCATATACCCGCTGATGTGACAATATCCGGCGATGAGTCACTCCTCTACCAGGTATTTACAAACCTCATAACAAATGCCATCCGGTTTAACAATCCCCCGCGTGAGGTCACCCTCAAATATTCACGTGATGAACAAGGCCACGCCATCAGTGTGACAGATAATGGAATCGGGATCGATTCGACCTCACAGGAGAGGATCTTTGAGCCGTTTCATCTCGTTGATATCGATAATCTCAGCAGACAGTATAACCGTCTCGGGCTTGGCCTCCCCATTGCACACCGGTATACCGACCTTCATGGCGGCGAGATCACCATTCGCAGCAGGCCAGGGGAAGGGAGCACCTTTACCGTCCGGCTGCCGGAAGAGCCCCATATTTCCAGATGA
- a CDS encoding HAMP domain-containing sensor histidine kinase yields the protein MTIAGCIRERLLRAWFYINQTNPSGGEGQVPDSLQQKSCLKTYAPLIAIILSTAFGFSVAIYSISIGYYIIFQNLFYIPIIIACISYLTRGFIFSTLLAFLYFILVASFTLEPVILQGALIRVVLFIVIAGVVTHLALLKTRAEEALLLSNQQLHLLSSITRHDLLNKLMPLRGYLDLLSESRMDPTQQRYLREADLLTRSMQRHIDFTREYEKLGKNKPTWQSVTGIIKEIVETTLPVTFICDVACDDIKIYADPLLPRVFEKLIENSNTHAEGASEIIIRCMIDESALEIILEDDGCGIPDEHKEAIFSRGVGRNTGYGLYLSRNILGITGISITEDSESGKGARFHIKIPKTRFRIETSYEETDYKNPEYNTTE from the coding sequence ATGACTATTGCCGGGTGTATCAGGGAGAGACTGCTGCGGGCTTGGTTTTATATAAATCAAACCAATCCCTCAGGCGGGGAGGGACAGGTACCAGACAGTCTCCAACAGAAGAGCTGTCTGAAAACGTACGCTCCGCTGATTGCAATCATACTCTCAACAGCGTTTGGATTTAGTGTCGCAATATACTCCATCTCAATAGGCTATTATATCATCTTCCAGAATCTCTTCTACATTCCAATCATTATCGCCTGCATTTCCTACCTGACCAGGGGGTTCATCTTCTCCACCCTGCTCGCCTTTCTGTACTTTATTCTTGTCGCTTCATTTACCCTTGAGCCGGTCATTCTCCAGGGCGCCCTTATCCGGGTGGTATTATTCATCGTGATTGCGGGTGTTGTCACCCACCTTGCCCTCCTGAAAACCAGAGCCGAAGAGGCTCTTCTCCTCTCAAACCAACAGCTCCACCTCCTCTCTTCCATTACCCGGCACGATCTGCTGAATAAACTGATGCCGCTTCGGGGCTACCTTGATCTCCTCTCTGAAAGCCGGATGGATCCAACCCAGCAGAGATATCTCAGGGAGGCGGATCTTCTCACCCGGTCAATGCAGCGTCATATTGATTTTACCAGGGAGTATGAGAAACTCGGGAAGAATAAACCGACATGGCAGTCAGTTACAGGGATCATCAAAGAAATAGTGGAAACCACCCTCCCTGTAACCTTCATATGCGATGTTGCCTGCGATGATATCAAAATCTATGCAGATCCCTTGCTGCCGAGAGTCTTTGAGAAACTGATCGAAAACTCCAATACCCACGCAGAAGGGGCATCGGAAATTATCATCCGGTGTATGATCGATGAATCAGCCCTTGAGATCATCCTGGAAGACGATGGGTGCGGGATACCTGATGAACACAAAGAAGCGATTTTCTCACGGGGTGTTGGAAGAAACACCGGATATGGTCTTTACCTCTCTCGAAACATACTGGGCATCACCGGGATTTCTATCACTGAGGATAGTGAATCCGGCAAAGGGGCACGGTTTCATATAAAGATCCCAAAGACACGGTTTCGGATTGAGACGTCATACGAGGAGACAGACTACAAGAATCCAGAATACAATACGACAGAATAA